One segment of Candidatus Pelagibacter ubique HTCC1062 DNA contains the following:
- a CDS encoding transaldolase family protein, translated as MTTKIFCDIAELDLIKKFNKKKIVKGFTTNPSLMRKAGAKDYKSYSKKILKICNNKPVSLEVFADEYKEMKKQALQINTWGKNVYVKVPVANSKGIFMGKIIKELNNLDIKLNITAIYSAKQTEKILKLINNKTKVIISIFAGRAGDTGKDPVPEFKKSIALAKKFKNVEILWASVREPYNYLQAKQLGCHIITIPPTTIEKIENFGKTFDQLTKETVKAFLVDSKKSKFKI; from the coding sequence ATGACAACAAAAATATTTTGTGACATTGCAGAATTAGATTTAATAAAGAAGTTCAATAAGAAAAAGATAGTTAAAGGTTTTACAACCAATCCTAGCTTAATGAGAAAAGCTGGAGCAAAAGATTACAAATCCTATTCAAAGAAAATATTAAAAATTTGCAACAATAAACCAGTCTCACTTGAGGTATTTGCTGACGAATACAAGGAGATGAAAAAACAAGCTCTTCAGATTAATACTTGGGGAAAGAATGTTTATGTAAAAGTACCGGTTGCAAACTCCAAAGGTATTTTTATGGGTAAAATTATTAAAGAACTTAATAACCTAGATATTAAACTTAATATCACAGCAATATATAGTGCAAAACAGACAGAAAAAATTCTGAAATTAATTAATAATAAAACTAAAGTTATAATTTCAATATTTGCAGGTAGAGCAGGGGATACTGGTAAGGACCCAGTTCCTGAATTTAAAAAAAGTATAGCTTTAGCAAAAAAATTTAAAAATGTAGAAATACTTTGGGCGAGCGTTAGAGAGCCCTATAATTACTTACAAGCAAAACAATTGGGATGTCATATTATAACTATCCCACCAACAACTATTGAGAAAATTGAAAATTTTGGGAAAACGTTTGATCAACTTACTAAGGAAACCGTTAAAGCGTTTTTGGTTGATAGTAAAAAATCTAAGTTTAAAATTTAA
- the rpsU gene encoding 30S ribosomal protein S21 yields the protein MKIEVKDNNIEQALRVLKRKLQRDGFFKVVKLKSVYEKPSEKKKRILQENIKRVKKLNKLKNRI from the coding sequence ATGAAAATAGAAGTCAAAGATAACAATATTGAACAAGCACTTAGAGTTCTTAAAAGAAAATTACAAAGAGATGGTTTTTTTAAAGTAGTAAAATTAAAAAGTGTTTACGAAAAACCTTCTGAAAAGAAAAAAAGAATTTTACAAGAAAATATTAAAAGAGTTAAAAAGCTTAATAAGCTTAAAAATAGAATTTAA
- a CDS encoding DUF1013 domain-containing protein, with amino-acid sequence MSNVPLMPMATAVWLVENTTLTFKQISKFCNLHEVEVQGIADGEVAKGIMAYNPIISGQLTREEIELASKDENKELQIKNTDIEISTEDKKIKKYIPLSKRQDKPDSALWLIKHHSLLKDSQIAKLVGITKASVTAIKNKSYWNYNNLNPKDPVALGLFSQKDLIEAIEKAERRIKREKKEKEKAKLTREVSNIE; translated from the coding sequence ATGTCAAACGTACCATTAATGCCGATGGCAACAGCTGTTTGGTTAGTAGAGAATACAACACTTACTTTTAAACAAATTTCAAAGTTTTGTAATTTACATGAGGTTGAAGTGCAAGGTATTGCAGATGGTGAAGTTGCAAAAGGAATAATGGCTTACAACCCGATTATATCGGGCCAGCTTACTAGAGAAGAAATTGAGCTAGCATCTAAAGATGAAAATAAAGAATTACAGATAAAAAATACTGATATTGAAATTTCAACTGAAGATAAAAAGATTAAAAAATATATTCCCTTGTCTAAAAGACAAGATAAACCAGACTCAGCTTTATGGCTGATCAAACATCATTCATTATTAAAAGATTCACAAATAGCAAAACTAGTTGGAATAACAAAGGCTTCTGTAACCGCTATTAAAAACAAAAGTTATTGGAATTATAATAATTTAAATCCTAAAGACCCTGTAGCATTAGGGTTGTTCTCTCAAAAGGATCTAATTGAGGCTATTGAAAAAGCTGAAAGAAGAATAAAAAGGGAAAAAAAGGAAAAAGAGAAAGCCAAACTAACAAGAGAAGTTTCGAACATTGAATAA
- the rpmE gene encoding 50S ribosomal protein L31 — protein sequence MKKDIHPDYHTIKVEMTDGTQFETRSTWGKEGEVLKLEIDPKSHAAWTGGKQKLMDKGRVSKFNKKFQNFRSEKKD from the coding sequence ATGAAAAAAGACATACACCCAGACTACCACACAATTAAAGTAGAAATGACTGATGGAACACAATTTGAGACAAGATCAACTTGGGGAAAAGAAGGAGAGGTTTTAAAATTAGAAATCGATCCAAAATCTCATGCTGCTTGGACAGGTGGAAAGCAAAAACTAATGGATAAGGGTCGTGTAAGCAAATTCAATAAAAAATTCCAAAACTTCAGATCAGAAAAGAAAGATTAA
- a CDS encoding inositol monophosphatase family protein: MQSISANLNVMIKAAEKASRALIRDFGEIEKLQVSIKGPTDFVSNADLKAEKIIIEELKKARPYYSIISEEEGSETNKDKEHTWIIDPIDGTTNFLHGVPHFAISIALKSGDEIVSGLIYDPIKDEMFYAEKESGAFFNNQRIRVSKKRELNSCLFATGGITKNEVDLPLRKSGSAALDIAYVAAGRYDGYFQNDLNLWDIAAGIILVKEAGGLINEIDLSQNKNIKIRASSMAINDKMLEKLKNF, translated from the coding sequence ATGCAATCAATATCAGCCAATCTAAATGTTATGATAAAGGCTGCAGAAAAAGCGTCTAGAGCTTTAATTAGAGATTTTGGAGAAATAGAAAAACTACAAGTTTCAATCAAAGGCCCTACTGATTTTGTATCAAATGCTGATTTAAAAGCTGAGAAAATAATTATAGAAGAATTAAAAAAAGCAAGACCCTACTATTCTATTATTAGTGAAGAAGAAGGTTCTGAAACTAATAAAGATAAAGAACATACATGGATAATAGACCCTATAGATGGCACTACTAATTTTTTGCATGGTGTTCCTCACTTTGCAATTTCAATTGCTTTAAAATCTGGTGATGAAATAGTCTCAGGTTTAATTTATGACCCAATAAAAGATGAAATGTTTTATGCTGAAAAAGAAAGTGGTGCGTTCTTTAATAATCAAAGAATTAGAGTATCAAAAAAAAGAGAGCTTAATAGCTGCTTGTTTGCTACAGGCGGCATAACTAAAAATGAAGTTGATTTGCCTTTAAGAAAATCTGGAAGTGCAGCACTTGATATTGCCTATGTTGCAGCTGGTAGGTACGATGGTTATTTTCAAAATGATCTAAATTTGTGGGATATAGCTGCTGGCATAATATTGGTAAAAGAAGCAGGTGGCTTAATTAATGAAATTGACCTTTCACAAAATAAAAATATCAAAATAAGAGCTTCTAGTATGGCAATTAATGACAAAATGCTTGAAAAATTAAAGAACTTTTAA
- the efp gene encoding elongation factor P: MKLYASEIRVGMLIEYKNDLWQVLKTQHVKPGKGGAFAQVEMKSVNKNTKLNERFRSSESVEKASLDETKFNYLYSDEIDYYFMDPKSYEQINIKKETIGEKGKMLTENLEVSISFYNEKPLTVELPNQVTCTVDTTDVALKGQTVSSSYKPATLDNGVNIQVPPFIESGDKIIVDTRTMEYVKKI, from the coding sequence ATGAAATTATACGCAAGTGAAATTAGAGTTGGAATGTTAATTGAATATAAGAATGATCTTTGGCAAGTTTTAAAGACACAACATGTAAAACCTGGCAAAGGTGGTGCTTTTGCCCAAGTTGAGATGAAAAGTGTTAACAAAAATACAAAATTAAATGAAAGATTTAGATCAAGTGAGTCCGTTGAAAAAGCTTCATTAGATGAAACAAAATTTAATTATCTTTATAGCGATGAAATTGATTATTATTTCATGGATCCAAAATCTTATGAACAAATAAATATTAAAAAAGAAACAATTGGAGAAAAAGGTAAAATGTTAACTGAAAACTTAGAAGTCAGTATAAGTTTTTATAATGAAAAACCTTTAACAGTTGAATTGCCTAATCAGGTAACGTGCACAGTTGATACAACTGATGTTGCTTTAAAGGGGCAAACAGTTTCTTCTTCTTATAAGCCCGCAACTTTAGATAATGGTGTGAATATTCAAGTCCCTCCATTTATTGAAAGCGGAGATAAAATCATAGTCGATACGAGAACTATGGAATATGTCAAAAAAATATAA
- the thiE gene encoding thiamine phosphate synthase: MKQNKINKKFVYLISPNKIPDINFYDDLALVLSSKKISFFQLRLKKETNLNKLIIGKKIKKICNKHKVKFLINDDPLLAKKLNADGCHLGQKDMDLIKARKILKNKIIGVTCHNSINLAKKAINDGADYLAFGAFYATKTKTVKYRASLTVLKSIKKITSLPIVAIGGIKLSNYKKLLLNKANFLAISGYIWNNKKYKPLEAIRKLK; the protein is encoded by the coding sequence TTGAAGCAAAATAAAATAAATAAGAAATTTGTTTATCTAATTTCTCCAAATAAAATACCAGATATAAATTTTTATGATGATTTAGCTCTTGTATTAAGTTCCAAAAAAATAAGTTTTTTTCAACTAAGACTTAAAAAAGAAACAAATTTAAATAAACTAATTATTGGAAAAAAAATTAAAAAAATTTGCAATAAGCACAAAGTCAAATTTTTAATCAACGATGACCCCTTACTTGCTAAAAAATTAAATGCAGATGGGTGCCATTTGGGTCAAAAAGATATGGACTTAATAAAAGCTAGAAAAATATTAAAGAACAAAATTATTGGTGTGACCTGTCATAATTCTATAAATCTAGCAAAAAAAGCAATTAATGATGGTGCTGATTATTTAGCTTTTGGTGCATTTTATGCAACTAAAACTAAAACAGTTAAATATAGAGCCAGTTTAACTGTATTAAAATCTATTAAAAAAATAACCTCCTTACCAATTGTAGCTATTGGAGGTATAAAGCTTAGTAATTATAAAAAACTTTTATTGAATAAAGCTAACTTTTTGGCTATTTCAGGCTACATTTGGAATAATAAAAAATACAAACCATTAGAAGCTATTAGAAAATTAAAATGA
- a CDS encoding class I fructose-bisphosphate aldolase: MSELNKIALKILSNGKGILAADESNGTMTKRLESVNVPSSPENRLLFRETLFSSSGMKDFIGGVILYDETINQTSNLKQTIPELISESGAVPGIKVDTGAKILAGSHEEKITEGLDGLRERLKDYYKLGARFTKWRGVFNISDKYPSKLSIHSNAHALARYSALVQECGMVPIVEPEVLMDGDHAAETCFNKTSEVIQKCFEELLLHKIDLSGIILKPNMILAGTTSDKKISSEEVAKLTLKCLKENVPTDVPGIAFLSGGQTEVEATENLNLINKYNDTNFIMTYSYGRALQQSALKFWSKDINNTSGTQKVFNHRANMCTLAAQGKWSKELEAK; this comes from the coding sequence ATGTCAGAACTTAACAAAATTGCATTAAAGATATTGTCTAATGGCAAGGGAATCCTTGCAGCAGACGAAAGCAATGGAACCATGACTAAAAGATTAGAGTCAGTTAATGTACCTTCCAGCCCAGAAAATAGACTTTTATTCAGAGAAACTCTCTTTTCATCAAGTGGGATGAAAGATTTTATTGGTGGTGTTATTTTGTATGATGAAACTATCAACCAAACATCTAACTTGAAGCAGACTATTCCAGAATTAATTTCTGAGTCTGGAGCAGTTCCGGGTATTAAAGTTGATACAGGAGCAAAAATTCTAGCAGGCTCCCATGAAGAAAAAATTACAGAAGGCCTGGATGGCTTAAGAGAAAGACTAAAAGATTATTATAAACTTGGTGCAAGATTTACAAAGTGGAGAGGTGTTTTTAATATTTCAGATAAATATCCAAGCAAATTATCCATCCACTCCAATGCTCATGCACTGGCAAGATATTCAGCTTTAGTTCAAGAATGTGGAATGGTTCCAATTGTAGAGCCTGAAGTTTTAATGGATGGAGATCACGCTGCTGAAACTTGTTTTAACAAAACTTCTGAAGTTATTCAAAAATGCTTTGAAGAATTATTACTTCATAAAATTGATTTAAGTGGAATAATTTTAAAACCTAATATGATTTTAGCAGGAACCACTTCTGATAAAAAGATATCAAGTGAAGAAGTTGCAAAACTTACCCTTAAATGTTTAAAAGAAAATGTACCAACCGACGTACCAGGAATTGCTTTTTTATCAGGTGGTCAAACAGAAGTAGAAGCTACAGAGAATTTAAACTTAATTAATAAGTATAATGACACTAATTTTATTATGACTTATTCATATGGTAGAGCCTTACAACAAAGTGCACTTAAATTTTGGTCAAAAGATATTAATAATACTAGTGGCACTCAAAAAGTCTTTAACCACAGAGCAAATATGTGCACACTTGCGGCTCAAGGTAAATGGTCAAAAGAACTTGAAGCAAAATAA
- a CDS encoding phosphoglycerate kinase, giving the protein MRNIQDETNLNQKKVLLRLDLNVPLDNGKITDTTRIDKILPTINFLLKNEAKIIILSHVGRPKGKVVSELSLKPICEDLKNKLNENIRLISKNIKEINSNDLFNEQDEKIVTLENLRFYEEEEKNDNGFAKHLASLADIYVNDAFSCSHRAHASIFEITKFIPSYAGLQLNLEIDALTKITSEIQRPITCIIGGSKISSKINIIKNLITKFDNIIIVGGMANNILKYKECEIGKSIQEDNCDKIIEEIFSLSKKENCKIIYPEDVAVGKSLEGSAEIKELNNISKDELILDIGPKTIKAINLLIEESSTILWNGPAGYFENPNFAKGSIEIAKKIIEKNKNNTIYSVAGGGDTVSLLNGIGATNNFNFVSTAGGAFLEYLEGKELPGIKALN; this is encoded by the coding sequence ATGAGAAATATTCAAGACGAGACTAATCTTAATCAAAAAAAAGTATTACTTAGGTTGGATTTAAATGTTCCATTAGATAATGGAAAAATTACTGACACCACTCGAATAGATAAAATTTTACCTACTATTAATTTTTTATTAAAAAATGAAGCAAAGATAATAATACTATCTCATGTAGGTAGACCCAAGGGCAAAGTTGTAAGTGAACTCTCCCTTAAACCAATATGTGAGGATCTAAAAAATAAACTAAATGAAAATATACGATTAATTTCAAAAAATATAAAAGAAATTAATTCTAATGATTTATTTAATGAACAAGATGAAAAAATTGTAACACTTGAAAATCTTAGGTTTTATGAAGAGGAAGAAAAAAATGACAATGGCTTTGCAAAGCATTTAGCAAGTTTAGCAGATATCTATGTTAATGATGCTTTCTCATGTTCGCATAGAGCTCATGCTTCAATTTTTGAAATCACTAAATTTATTCCTTCATACGCTGGCCTTCAATTAAATCTAGAAATTGATGCACTAACTAAAATTACATCTGAAATTCAAAGACCTATAACATGCATCATAGGTGGTTCTAAAATATCATCTAAAATTAATATCATTAAGAATTTAATTACTAAATTTGATAATATTATAATAGTTGGTGGAATGGCTAATAATATACTTAAATATAAAGAGTGTGAAATTGGAAAATCTATTCAAGAAGATAATTGTGATAAAATTATTGAAGAAATATTTTCTTTATCAAAAAAAGAAAACTGTAAGATAATTTACCCTGAGGATGTTGCTGTAGGGAAAAGTTTAGAAGGATCAGCTGAAATAAAGGAACTAAATAATATTTCTAAAGACGAGTTAATTTTAGATATTGGTCCCAAGACAATTAAAGCTATTAATTTATTAATTGAAGAAAGTAGTACTATCTTATGGAATGGGCCAGCTGGTTATTTTGAAAATCCTAACTTTGCTAAAGGAAGTATTGAAATAGCAAAAAAGATTATTGAAAAAAATAAGAATAATACAATTTACTCAGTTGCAGGTGGTGGTGATACTGTTTCTCTTTTGAATGGTATTGGAGCAACTAATAATTTTAATTTTGTTTCAACTGCGGGTGGTGCTTTTTTAGAATATCTTGAAGGAAAAGAACTTCCTGGTATAAAGGCTCTTAATTAA
- the gap gene encoding type I glyceraldehyde-3-phosphate dehydrogenase, with protein sequence MTIKVGINGMGRIGRMVIRAIIESQNKNIEIKHINNRSNSEASCSLIKYDSIHGKFNADLNYDEKHLIINNNKITFSQESNIEDINWKKFDVDYVFECTGKFNSKEKLLAHIKNGAKKVIVSAPCKNADKTIVYGVNENILTKDDQIVSAASCTTNCLAPVANILNETFEIEKGFMTTIHAFTSDQRILDNSHKDPRRARSASQSIVPTSTGASKAIGEIIPSLKGKLEGIAMRVPTPNVSLIELVFCTKKEMSKETINEAFTIASKEQSKKVLEVTLEKLVSIDFNHNSASAIVDLSLTNVVGKNMGKISAWYDNEWGFSNRMCDIAEHLHQVS encoded by the coding sequence ATGACAATAAAAGTTGGTATCAATGGAATGGGAAGAATTGGTAGAATGGTAATTAGAGCTATCATAGAAAGCCAAAACAAAAACATAGAAATCAAACACATCAATAACCGATCAAACTCTGAAGCCAGCTGTTCTTTAATTAAATACGATTCTATTCATGGTAAATTTAATGCCGATTTAAATTATGATGAAAAACATTTAATTATTAATAATAATAAAATAACATTTTCACAAGAATCTAATATTGAAGATATTAACTGGAAAAAATTTGATGTTGATTATGTTTTTGAATGTACTGGAAAATTTAATTCAAAAGAAAAATTATTAGCTCATATAAAAAATGGCGCCAAAAAAGTTATAGTTTCAGCTCCATGCAAAAATGCAGATAAAACAATTGTCTATGGCGTAAATGAAAATATTTTGACAAAAGATGATCAAATTGTTTCTGCAGCCTCTTGTACAACTAACTGTCTTGCACCTGTGGCTAACATTTTAAATGAAACTTTTGAAATTGAAAAAGGGTTTATGACAACTATTCATGCTTTCACAAGTGACCAAAGAATTCTAGATAATTCCCATAAAGATCCTAGAAGAGCAAGATCTGCTAGTCAATCGATTGTACCAACTTCCACAGGTGCTTCAAAAGCAATCGGTGAGATTATTCCTTCATTAAAAGGAAAACTTGAAGGCATTGCAATGAGAGTGCCAACTCCTAATGTTTCCCTTATAGAGCTAGTTTTTTGTACAAAAAAAGAGATGAGCAAAGAGACAATTAATGAGGCATTTACTATCGCCTCTAAAGAACAATCAAAGAAAGTTTTAGAAGTTACATTAGAAAAATTAGTTTCAATTGATTTTAATCATAATTCAGCTTCAGCAATTGTTGATTTATCTTTGACTAATGTGGTTGGTAAAAATATGGGAAAAATTTCAGCGTGGTATGATAACGAATGGGGCTTTTCAAATAGAATGTGTGACATAGCAGAACATCTTCATCAAGTCTCTTAA
- the tkt gene encoding transketolase, protein MNKLHKDLSNAIRFLSIDAVQKANSGHPGMPMGMADVATVLFKNFLRFNPKNPNWINRDRFVLSAGHGSMLLYSLLHLTGYKSISLNDVKNFRQLKSICAGHPEYHPGTGIETTTGPLGQGIANSVGFAIAEEILKKKLGKEIINHKTYVLAGDGCLMEGISHEAMSLAGHLKLKNLVMLFDNNSISIDGPTSLAVSDNFKKRFESYGWDYILINGHNEREIFSALKKVQNAKRPTVISCKTKIGYGSPNKSGKASSHGSPIGLDEIKLVRKVLDWKHKPFEIPKSILNEWRKIGNKGAKLDSAWSKIYKRKKNLVDKVFKNNFSKALKSEKQNSLRENKSLASRKASELTLNALTRENNTLIGGSADLAGSNNTKTKYHNAINSVNFNGDYIHYGVREHAMAGIMNGLALHSKFIPYGGTFLIFSDYCKPSIRLSALMQQRVIYVMTHDSIGLGEDGPTHQPIEQLSGLRSIPNLNVFRPADRMETIECWELALKNSKTPSVLSLTRQNLEPIRKKYSNMNKCSLGAYEVSRTNKKINLTIFASGSEVNLAIETSHKLAKDKIYSKVISVPCQDIFDLQSKAYKKKILNEAKFKISIEAASTDCWKKYIGTEGLAFGIDTFGKSAPYKEIYKYFGLTVQNISQKAKKLIKS, encoded by the coding sequence TTGAACAAATTACATAAAGATTTATCAAACGCAATAAGGTTTTTATCTATAGATGCTGTGCAAAAGGCAAATTCGGGTCATCCTGGAATGCCAATGGGTATGGCAGACGTAGCAACAGTTTTGTTTAAAAATTTTCTTAGATTTAATCCAAAAAATCCTAACTGGATAAATAGAGACAGATTTGTTTTATCTGCTGGTCATGGATCTATGCTTCTTTACTCTTTATTACATCTAACTGGGTACAAAAGTATTTCTTTGAATGATGTTAAAAATTTTAGACAATTAAAATCTATTTGTGCAGGTCATCCTGAATATCACCCTGGTACTGGTATTGAAACTACGACAGGTCCTCTTGGACAAGGAATTGCTAATTCAGTTGGTTTTGCTATTGCAGAGGAAATTTTGAAGAAAAAACTTGGTAAAGAAATAATAAACCATAAAACTTATGTTTTAGCTGGAGATGGATGTTTAATGGAAGGCATTAGCCATGAAGCAATGAGTTTAGCGGGACACTTAAAGTTAAAAAATCTAGTTATGCTTTTTGACAATAACTCGATATCAATTGATGGACCAACCAGTTTGGCAGTTTCAGATAATTTCAAAAAAAGATTTGAAAGTTATGGTTGGGATTACATACTAATCAATGGTCATAACGAAAGAGAAATTTTTTCTGCATTAAAAAAAGTTCAAAATGCTAAAAGACCAACAGTTATTTCATGCAAAACAAAAATTGGTTATGGTTCACCTAATAAATCTGGTAAAGCCTCTTCGCACGGTAGTCCAATTGGTTTAGATGAAATCAAATTAGTTAGAAAAGTATTAGATTGGAAACACAAACCTTTTGAAATTCCCAAAAGTATTTTGAATGAATGGAGAAAAATTGGTAATAAGGGTGCAAAACTTGATTCTGCATGGAGTAAAATTTATAAAAGAAAAAAAAATTTAGTAGATAAAGTCTTTAAAAATAATTTCTCTAAAGCTTTAAAAAGTGAAAAACAAAATTCTCTTAGAGAAAACAAAAGTCTAGCCTCAAGAAAAGCTTCTGAGTTAACTCTTAATGCTCTTACGAGAGAAAATAATACGTTAATTGGTGGTTCAGCTGACTTAGCGGGATCTAATAACACTAAAACCAAATATCATAACGCTATTAATTCTGTTAATTTTAATGGTGATTATATTCACTATGGTGTTAGGGAGCACGCCATGGCAGGAATAATGAATGGTTTAGCACTTCATAGTAAATTTATTCCATATGGGGGAACTTTTTTAATATTTTCTGATTATTGTAAACCTTCCATTCGTTTATCTGCTTTGATGCAACAGCGAGTTATTTATGTGATGACCCACGACTCAATTGGTTTAGGGGAAGATGGACCAACACACCAACCTATAGAACAACTCTCTGGATTAAGATCTATTCCTAATTTAAATGTTTTTAGACCAGCAGACAGAATGGAAACTATCGAGTGTTGGGAGCTAGCATTAAAAAACTCGAAGACACCAAGTGTGTTATCTTTAACTAGACAAAATCTTGAACCTATTAGAAAAAAATATTCAAATATGAACAAATGCTCTTTAGGTGCTTATGAGGTTTCAAGAACAAATAAAAAAATTAATTTAACGATATTTGCTAGTGGTTCTGAGGTTAATTTAGCAATTGAAACTAGCCATAAATTAGCCAAAGATAAAATATATTCTAAAGTTATATCAGTACCATGCCAGGATATTTTTGATTTGCAGTCAAAAGCATATAAGAAAAAAATTCTTAATGAAGCAAAATTTAAAATATCTATTGAAGCAGCTTCAACTGATTGCTGGAAAAAATATATTGGAACTGAGGGTTTAGCTTTTGGAATTGATACATTCGGCAAAAGTGCACCCTATAAAGAAATTTATAAATATTTTGGATTAACAGTTCAAAATATTTCACAAAAAGCAAAAAAACTAATAAAGAGTTAA
- the zapA gene encoding cell division protein ZapA translates to MANVNIKFNGKEFLLSCDDGQEEHLEELLTHINQKFSNLKNDLGNIGENKLLLITSVQIMDEYFETKKKVEQKKTELQNLSNKFRELKSLVYDYRDRKEEEMKELQQDHESFKKEIEKNKEDYEKIIEAAADEIENFVEKANLENPIQ, encoded by the coding sequence ATGGCAAATGTAAATATTAAATTTAATGGCAAAGAGTTTCTTCTATCTTGTGATGATGGACAGGAAGAGCATTTAGAAGAATTGTTAACTCATATTAATCAAAAATTTAGCAATTTAAAGAATGACCTTGGAAACATAGGGGAAAATAAACTTCTATTGATTACTTCAGTTCAAATAATGGATGAATATTTTGAAACTAAAAAAAAGGTAGAGCAAAAAAAAACTGAATTACAGAATTTATCAAATAAATTTAGAGAATTGAAATCATTAGTTTATGATTACAGAGATAGAAAAGAAGAAGAGATGAAGGAACTTCAACAAGATCATGAAAGTTTTAAAAAAGAAATAGAAAAAAATAAAGAAGATTATGAAAAAATAATCGAAGCTGCGGCAGATGAAATTGAAAATTTTGTTGAAAAAGCAAATTTAGAAAATCCAATTCAGTAG
- a CDS encoding 5-formyltetrahydrofolate cyclo-ligase, whose product MLKSELRKKILKIRKKFNTKNIQLNFKQIVKILKKEKITNQIMIGGYYPVNFEIDDLTLLRKFKKNKFNISLPIIKKNFQMDFYSWSFSEPLKINKYGIPEPEAKNIVYPDVLLIPLVAFDKNLNRLGYGGGYYDRLIEKLSKKKNIIKIGLAFSIQEIDKVPTNMYDKKLDYIVTNKNIIK is encoded by the coding sequence GTGTTAAAATCTGAATTAAGAAAAAAAATTCTTAAAATAAGAAAAAAATTTAATACAAAAAATATTCAGCTCAACTTCAAGCAAATTGTAAAAATTCTTAAAAAAGAAAAGATAACCAATCAGATTATGATAGGTGGATACTACCCTGTAAACTTTGAGATAGACGACTTGACACTGTTAAGAAAATTTAAAAAGAATAAATTTAATATTTCTTTGCCCATAATTAAGAAAAACTTTCAAATGGATTTTTATTCATGGTCATTTTCTGAGCCCTTAAAAATAAATAAATATGGAATACCTGAACCAGAAGCTAAAAATATAGTATACCCTGACGTTTTATTAATTCCCTTGGTAGCATTTGATAAAAATTTAAACAGACTTGGATATGGTGGTGGATACTACGATAGATTAATTGAAAAATTATCAAAAAAAAAAAATATCATAAAGATAGGTTTGGCTTTTTCAATTCAAGAAATTGATAAAGTGCCAACTAATATGTATGATAAAAAATTAGATTATATTGTAACAAATAAAAATATTATAAAATGA